The following proteins are co-located in the Phreatobacter oligotrophus genome:
- a CDS encoding ABC transporter ATP-binding protein produces MSAPTHVTPVAETAQDLILAVNNIEVIYDHVILVLKGVSLVVPRGGIVAILGANGAGKTTTLKAISNLLHAERGEVTKGSILFEGEEVQALSPNDLVRRGCIQVMEGRHCFGHLTIEENLLTGAFTRRDGKAAIRDDLEKIYTYFPRLKERRNSMSGYTSGGEQQMCAIGRALMSRPKMILLDEPSMGLAPQIVEQIFEIVRDINSREGVSFLVAEQNTNMALRYATFGYIMETGRIVMDGDAKALRENEDVKEFYLGVAEGDKKSFRNVKSYKRRKRWLA; encoded by the coding sequence ATGAGTGCCCCGACCCACGTCACCCCCGTTGCCGAGACGGCCCAGGACCTGATCCTCGCCGTCAACAACATCGAGGTCATCTACGACCACGTCATCCTCGTGCTGAAGGGTGTGTCGCTGGTGGTGCCGCGCGGCGGCATCGTCGCCATCCTCGGGGCTAACGGCGCCGGCAAGACGACGACGCTGAAGGCCATCTCCAACCTGCTCCACGCCGAGCGCGGCGAGGTGACCAAGGGCTCCATCCTCTTCGAGGGCGAGGAGGTGCAGGCGCTCTCACCCAACGATCTCGTGCGGCGCGGCTGCATCCAGGTGATGGAGGGCCGGCATTGCTTCGGCCATCTCACGATCGAGGAGAACCTGCTCACCGGCGCCTTCACCCGGCGCGACGGCAAGGCGGCGATCCGCGACGACCTCGAGAAGATCTACACCTACTTCCCGCGCCTCAAGGAGCGGCGGAATTCCATGTCCGGCTACACATCGGGCGGCGAGCAGCAGATGTGCGCCATCGGCCGCGCGCTGATGAGCCGGCCGAAGATGATCCTCCTCGACGAGCCCTCCATGGGTCTTGCCCCGCAGATCGTCGAGCAGATCTTCGAGATCGTCCGCGACATCAATTCCCGCGAGGGCGTCTCCTTCCTGGTGGCCGAGCAGAACACCAACATGGCGCTGCGCTACGCCACCTTCGGCTACATCATGGAAACCGGACGCATCGTCATGGACGGCGACGCCAAGGCACTGCGCGAGAACGAGGACGTGAAGGAGTTCTATCTGGGCGTCGCCGAAGGCGACAAGAAGAGCTTCCGGAACGTGAAGAGCTACAAGCGCCGGAAGCGCTGGCTGGCCTGA